A genomic stretch from Arachis stenosperma cultivar V10309 chromosome 3, arast.V10309.gnm1.PFL2, whole genome shotgun sequence includes:
- the LOC130966322 gene encoding uncharacterized protein LOC130966322, protein MQNQKAAIKKLETQIGYLFKHLSNHHLCNDNNSRKEEECQAITLKSGKELKELFQKPQEEGSNEKGKEQDGVQTPTSSPQKEKGMPKLNISRAPYPQQLKKKEDDNQFVRFLEIFKKLQINIPFAEAIEQMPLHAKFLKELITKKRSWKNNETVILTEECNAIIQHKLPQKLKDLGSFQIPCIIGEITVEKALCDLGASINLMSVAMMRKMKIEEAKPTKMALQLADRSFKFPHGIVEDLLVKVGDFIFPADFVVLDMQEEAKTSIILGWPFLATAGAIIDVQKGDLTLRLHNEKMTFNVFKAISYPPEQLGECMRLDALEEEVQECFEEEEHEEPERSMEEEYISSEDVATAESHVQDAPKEETEKSEAPKVELKALPPTLKYAYLGENENYPVIISSGLSQDQEDELLKVL, encoded by the coding sequence ATGCAGAATCAAAAAGCTGCCATCAAGAAACTGGAGACACAAATTGGTTATCTATTCAAGCATCTTTCTAACCACCACCTTTGCAATGATAACAATTCAAGAAAAGAGGAAGAGTGTCAAGCTATAACACTTAAGAGCGGGAAGGAACTTAAGGAACTCTTCCAAAAACCACAAGAAGAAGGCTCAAATGAAAAGGGAAAAGAGCAAGATGGAGTTCAAACTCCCACTTCAAgtccacaaaaagaaaaagggatgcCAAAACTGAACATCTCAAGAGCTCCATATCCTCAGCAgttgaagaaaaaggaagatgaCAACCAGTTCGTGAGATTCTTGgagatcttcaagaaactaCAAATCAACATACCCTTTGCTGAAGCAATCGAACAAATGCCACTCCATGCCAAGTTCCTGAAGGAGCTGATAACTaagaagagaagctggaagAATAATGAAACTGTGATACTAACCGAAGAATGTAATGCTATCATCCAGCACAAACTACCCCAGAAGTTGAAGGATCTTGGGAGTTTTCAGATCCCTTGTATTATAGGGGAAATCACAGTAGAGAAGGCCCTTTGTGACTTAGGAGCCAGCATCAATTTGATGTCAGTAGCAATGATGAGGAAGATGAAGATCGAGGAggctaaaccaacaaaaatggCCTTACAACTGGCAGACCGATCATTCAAATTCCCTCATGGCATAgtagaggatttgttggtgaAAGTAGGAGACTTCATATTCCCGGCAGATTTTGTAGTGTTAGACATGCAGGAGGAAGCCAAGACTTCCATTATTCTGGGATGGCCGTTCTTGGCTACTGCTGGAGctatcattgatgtccaaaagggtgaTCTTACCTTGAGATTACACAATGAAAAGATGACATTCAATGTGTTCAAGGCCATAAGTTACCCACCAGAACAATTGGGGGAATGCATGAGGTTAGACGCACTTGAAGAAGAAGTGCAGGAGtgttttgaagaagaagagcatGAAGAGCCTGAGAGATCAATGGAAGAGGAGTATATATCAAGTGAGGATGTTGCAACAGCAGAGAGTCATGTTCAAGATGCACCAAAGGAAGAGACTGAAAAATCAGAGGCACCTAAGGTTGAACTCAAAGCATTGCCACCCACTCTCAAATATGCATACCTAGGAGAAAATGAAAACTacccagtgattataagctcaggCCTCAGCCAAGATCAAGAGGATGAACTGCTCAAGGTGCTGTAG
- the LOC130966323 gene encoding uncharacterized protein LOC130966323 — MPAFIKYMKELLPRKSSIKGGQTIVLNKECSALIQPELPIKRRDPGSFHIPCAIGETVFDRALCDLGASINLLPLSLVKRLQINEIIPTDVVIRLADKTQKQAIGVVENVLLKVGKYFLPTDFVILDMEESHTHLIILGRPFLATARALIDVEKGELILRIHDERLSFNVFKLSQEADQEHKEPSKDHNVMLKEEASTEAHPTYLETPLVDKQGKQQLPQLKEKLEEPKPLEACEDNITTTLGKEVIKSNAISKDTRKKVPRKLRNKKIPTEDFSPGDRVISAYFPDIPPNLPTVPSQLLKVFTINRVLSLEYVEIIDTTNGYKSTARGEDFKHYQPP, encoded by the coding sequence ATGCCTGCATTCATCAAGTATATGAAGGAACTTCTTCCCAGGAAAAGCTCAATCAAAGGAGGCCAGACTATAGTGTTAaacaaggaatgtagtgccCTTATTCAACCTGAGCTGCCTATAAAAAGAAgagacccagggagttttcacatcccctgtgccataggagaaacaGTGTTTGATAGAGCACTCTGTGATTTGggggcaagcatcaacttacTGCCATTATCCTTGGTAAAGAGGCTGCAGATCAATGAGATAATACCAACAGATGTGGTCATCAGACTGGCTGACAAGACTCAAAAgcaagcaataggagtggtGGAAAATGTGTTGCTAAAGGTTGGAAAATACTTTCTCCCAACAGACTTTGTCATTCTGGACATGGAAGAGAGTCACACACACCTAATCATAttgggaagacccttcctagctacggccagagcactcatagatgtggaGAAAGGGGAGCTAATATTGAGGATCCATGATGAACGGCTCAGCTTTAATGTCTTCAAACTCTCACAAGAAGCAGATCAAGAGCATAAGGAACCAAGCAAAGATCATAATGTGATGCtgaaggaggaagcaagcacTGAAGCACACCCAACCTATCTGGAAACCCCTTTGGTTGATAAACAAGGGAAACAGCAACTACCACAGCTCAAGGAAAAGTTAGAGGAACCTAAACCTCTAGAGGCATGTGAAGACAACATCACAACTACCTTAGGAAAAGAAGTCATCAAGAGCAATGCAATATCAAAGGACACAAGGAAGAAGGTACCAAGGAAGTTGAGGAACAAAAAGATCCCTACGGAAGACTTCTCTCCTGGAGATAGAGTGATCTCAGCTTACTTCCCAGATATTCCCCCTAATCTCCCCACTGTACCATCTCAGTTACTGAAAGTCTTCACAATCAACAGAGTTCTCTCTCTGGAATATGTAGAGATCATTGACACAACCAATGGATACAAGTCCACAGCGAGAGGGGAGGATTTCAAGCATTACCAACCACCCTGA